Proteins encoded together in one Bombus vancouverensis nearcticus chromosome 14, iyBomVanc1_principal, whole genome shotgun sequence window:
- the Rsph4a gene encoding radial spoke head protein 4a, translating into MAYSYNIEEVPPDDVPCVEHDIRRAKKFLQKHSPESGDSLYDHLTEVLAKILAERPKNAVDIFEEFSRKVKEERFKTQSNHLRDVYVAPAQYEDAKEIIKLFKNVQSIYEDKGEKLETEEEEEEGDIKNKIPNMLDLLFYFEQTGVGLPRGQMVLLNLSIRKLMAESPIENVRFWGKVLGSPKNYYVVEADLQTEELNRRLERMAEEEKQRREEERTRAEEMAIAEREAAENMEREATEETEGVAEATEEKEPEGLKLVFPPLPTHSWVPPTEVPSERIGTGANTKVYFVCNEPGLDKWIELPPVTPQQIVIARQIVRYCTGNLETPFHTFPPFPGTEKNYLRAQIARISATTQVSPIGFFTFGAGDEEEELMEEVEEGGELSENVHYDPLPIKDLIDPSMSNWCHHAPYLLKQGRVVWWNPKAAQEEVKEEEVGEEEEEEARAGPEAEVGPPLLTPLSEDAIVDSIIPWRVLQSSHVQLDQAVALIRSNIWPGAFAFACGRRFANVYIGWGHKYITYNYSPPSMPPVQDQYIIGPEIMEIQDPTFEQEEAYRISQMPPPPVIPMGEEEEEGVEEEEEEEEEED; encoded by the exons GTACGATCACTTGACGGAAGTTTTAGCGAAGATACTCGCCGAGAGGCCAAAGAACGCGGTGGATATTTTCGAGGAATTCAGCAGAAAAGTCAAAGAGGAGAGATTTAAGACTCAGTCCAATCATCTACGAGACGTATACGTTGCACCGGCGCAGTATGAGGATGCGAAAGAGATCATCAAGCTGTTCAAG AATGTTCAGAGTATCTACGAAGACAAGGGAGAAAAACTCGAGacagaagaggaagaggaagaaggggatataaagaataaaataccCAACATGTTGGATCTTCTATTTTATTTCGAACAGACTGGCGTGGGGTTGCCACGGGGACAAATGGTATTGCTTAATTTGTCTATACGAAAACTCATGGCCGAGTCTCCTATAGAAAACGTCAG ATTTTGGGGAAAGGTACTTGGGAGTCCAAAAAATTATTACGTGGTAGAAGCAGACTTGCAAACAGAGGAATTGAACAGAAGATTAGAG AGAATGGCGGAGGAGGAGAAACAGAGGCGTGAAGAGGAGCGAACCAGAGCGGAAGAAATGGCTATAGCAGAGAGAGAAGCTGCTGAAAACATGGAAAGAGAAGCGACGGAGGAAACTGAGGGAGTAGCTGAAGCAACGGAAGAAAAAGAACCGGAAGGTTTGAAGCTCGTCTTTCCGCCTCTACCTACTCATTCGTGGGTACCACCAACGGAAGTACCGTCGGAGAGAATCGGAACTGGTGCGAATACCAAG GTGTATTTTGTATGCAACGAGCCCGGTTTGGACAAGTGGATCGAACTGCCACCGGTTACACCGCAGCAGATAGTAATTGCACGACAGATTGTTCGCTACTGTACAGGAAATTTGGAAACGCCG TTTCACACTTTCCCACCATTCCCTGGCACCGAAAAGAATTATCTCCGTGCACAAATAGCCAGGATTAGTGCGACCACCCAAGTTTCTCCGATTGGATTTTTCACTTTTGGCGCCGGAGACGAGGAGGAAGAGTTGATGGAGGAAGTAGAGGAAG GCGGAGAATTGTCAGAGAACGTACATTACGATCCTTTGCCTATTAAGGATTTAATAGACCCTTCCATGTCGAATTGGTGTCATCATGCACCGTATCTTTTGAAACAAGGCCGCGTCGTATGGTGGAATCCAAAGGCAGCACAAGAAGAAGTTA AGGAAGAGGAAGTGGgtgaagaagaggaggaggaggcaaGAGCTGGACCCGAGGCAGAGGTTGGTCCACCACTTTTGACACCGCTATCGGAAGACGCTATCGTGGATTCGATAATACCGTGGAGAGTCTTGCAATCTTCTCACGTCCAACTTGACCAGGCAGTTGCGTTAATTAGATCAAATATTTGGCCTGGCGCATTCGCGTTCGCCTGTGGAAG GCGTTTCGCTAACGTGTACATCGGCTGGGGTCACAAATACATCACGTACAATTACAGTCCACCGTCCATGCCACCTGTGCAAGATCAGTACATAATCGGTCCCGAGATTATGGAAATACAAGATCCCACCTTCGAACAAGAAGAAGCTTACAGAATTTCTCAGATGCCACCTCCGCCAGTTATACCGATGG gagaggaagaggaagaaggagttgaagaagaagaggaagaagaagaagaggaagattaA
- the Rrp46 gene encoding exosome complex component Rrp46, which yields MSEETPEGEFRLRPMNCELNQLSMPDGSAMLMQGNTAVVAGIYGPIEAKPQKMIYDKASVEVSYSPIKGPAKVDDRMTEMYIKETCEAAIIATFHPATAICINIQELEDSGGILACTINAACLALINAGIPMKFTIAAVNCMIQEGTENIVLDPDTTQLQEARAEFTFAFDSMNKDVICCNTVGSFTETEFLEAMEKCKQVSQYVFDFYRNLVKKYAKVI from the exons ATGTCTGAAGAAACGCCGGAAGGTGAATTTAGATTACGACCAATGAATTGTGAATTAAACCAACTTTCAATGCCTGATGGATCGGCAATGCTAATGCAAG gaaATACTGCTGTAGTTGCTGGTATATATGGGCCGATAGAAGCAAAACCACAAAAAATGATTTATGATAAAGCATCAGTCGAAGTATCATACAGTCCTATCAAAGGTCCAGCAA agGTGGATGACAGAATGACAGAAATGTATATCAAAGAAACTTGTGAAGCTGCAATAATTGCTACTTTCCATCCAGCAACTGCTATATGCATTAATATACAAGAATTAGAAGATTCTGGTGGG ATATTAGCCTGTACAATAAATGCAGCATGCTTGGCACTTATTAATGCTGGTATTCCAATGAAATTTACTATTGCAGCAGTGAATTGTATGATACAGGAAGGCACTGAAAATATTGTATTAGATCCTGATACTACTCAATTACAG GAAGCTAGAGCAGAATTTACATTTGCATTTGATAGTATGAATAAAGATGTTATATGTTGTAATACTGTTGGTAGTTTTACGGAGACAGAATTTTTGGAAGCAATGGAAAAATGTAAACAAGTTAGTCAATATGTATTTGATTTCTATAGAAATCTTGTAAAAAAGTATGCAAaagtgatataa